The following coding sequences lie in one Rutidosis leptorrhynchoides isolate AG116_Rl617_1_P2 chromosome 4, CSIRO_AGI_Rlap_v1, whole genome shotgun sequence genomic window:
- the LOC139845480 gene encoding cytochrome P450 724B1 yields the protein MLVFWLVILVGFVFGLILNHFLPLLFLKNKRLGALPRGSFGYLPLLGETLPFLYPHPSTTIGTFLQEHCSRYGKVFKSHLFFSPTIVSCDQELNYFILQNEDKLFECSYPKTIHGVLGKISMLVVVGDTHKRLRNVALSLVTTIKSKPDFLTHIEKTTIQILDSWKHKKQVIFCQEARKFTFNVIVKQVLGLTPEEPQTAQILEDFLTFMRGLISFPLYIPGTPYANAVKARIRISSSVKQIIKERRNNNIINNNNINNGNFCGKMNINFQEKRNDFLEILLGVDTLSDDEKVSFVLDALLGGYETTSILMAMVVHFVAKSPATLEQLKAEHEGIRSKKKKDVSLNWEDYKMMAFTLNVINESLRCGNIVKFVHRKALKDIKFKDYLIPSGWKVLPILSTVHLDPSVHSNPLEFHPWRWETQRQDQTGKKFTPFGGGSRCCPGSELARVEVAFFIHHLVQNFRWSVEDDDQPIAHPYVEFQRGLVLNLDHFAI from the exons ATGCTTGTTTTTTGGTTGGTAATCTTGGTGGGATTTGTGTTTGGTTTAATTTTGAACCATTTTTTGCCTTTGTTGTTCTTAAAAAACAAGAGACTTGGTGCTCTTCCTAGAGGTTCATTTGGATACTTACCACTTCTTGGTGAAACCCTACCTTTTCTATACCCTCATCCTTCTACCACCATTGGTACCTTTCTTCAAGAACATTGTTCTAG GTATGGGAAAGTGTTCAAATCTCATTTATTCTTCTCACCTACCATTGTTTCATGTGATCAAGAACTCAACTATTTCATACTACAAAATGAAGACAAGTTATTTGAATGTAGCTATCCAAAGACCATTCATGGTGTTCTTGGAAAGATATCTATGCTTGTGGTTGTGGGCGACACCCACAAAAGGCTTAGAAATGTGGCCCTTTCTCTTGTCACAACCATAAAATCTAAACCTGATTTTCTCACACACATTGAAAAAACCACTATTCAGATTTTGGATTCTTGGAAACACAAGAAACAAGTCATCTTCTGTCAAGAAGCTAGAAAG TTTACTTTCAATGTAATAGTAAAGCAAGTTCTGGGCTTAACACCAGAAGAGCCCCAGACTGCACAAATTCTTGAAGATTTTCTGACTTTTATGAGAGGTTTAATTTCCTTTCCACTATACATTCCAGGAACACCTTATGCAAATGCAGTTAAG GCTAGAATCAGAATATCATCAAGTGTCAAGCAGATTATAAAGGAAagaagaaataataatattattaataataataatattaataatggtaatttttgTGGGAAAATGAATATTAATTTCCAAGAAAAGAGAAATGACTTCTTGGAGATACTCCTAGGTGTTGATACCTTATCTGATGATGAAAAAGTTAGCTTTGTTCTTGATGCTCTATTGGGTGGCTATGAAACTACCTCTATATTAATGGCTATGGTGGTGCATTTTGTTGCTAAATCCCCAGCTACACTTGAACAACTAAAG GCAGAGCATGAAGGCATCAGGAGCAAGAAGAAGAAAGACGTGTCTTTGAATTGGGAAGACTACAAAATGATGGCATTCACCCTAAAT GTGATCAATGAGTCTCTTAGATGTGGCAACATTGTCAAGTTTGTGCACAGAAAGGCTCTCAAAGATATTAAATTCAAAG ATTATTTGATACCATCAGGTTGGAAGGTCCTACCAATTCTAAGTACAGTTCATTTGGACCCATCAGTCCATTCAAATCCCCTTGAATTTCATCCTTGGAGATGGGAG ACGCAAAGGCAAGATCAGACGGGCAAGAAATTTACGCCATTTGGTGGAGGATCAAGATGTTGTCCGGGGTCGGAATTAGCTCGAGTAGAGGTTGCATTCTTCATTCACCACCTTGTACAAAATTTCAG ATGGAGTGTAGAAGATGATGACCAACCAATTGCACATCCATATGTAGAGTTCCAAAGAGGTCTAGTATTAAATTTGGACCATTTTGCAATTTGA